In Chitinophaga oryzae, the sequence AGGTAGGCAACGATACGGAACCAGGCAGGACCGCCAAATACTACGGCCGCAGCAGCTTCCCCAGCTCCGCTGAAGCACCCAGCGAACTGTACAACCTGCAATTCAAACCGGAGATATCTACCAGCGTGGAAACCGGCATCGAAGTGGCTTTCCTGAATAACCGCCTGAGACTGGACGCGTCTGTATACCGCACACGCACCAAAAACCAGATCCTTTCCGTTCCGCTGGACTGGTCCAGCGGCTTCAACTCAGCCCTGCTGAACTCCGGAGAGGTGCGTAACCAGGGCCTGGAGCTGATCTTAAACGCTACACCGGTCACCAATAAAAATTTCACCTGGAACACCATCATCACCTGGGCGGCTACACGCAGTAAAGTGCTGAGCCTCGATGCGCGCCTTGGCGGCAAACTGAATATTATGAGCTCCTCCAGCGCCACGCTGACAGCCGTAGAAGGGCAAACAGCTTCCGCACTGTACGGACTGAAGTTCCAGCGTGCCCCGGACGGCCAGATCATCTATGTGAACGGCATCCCCAGCGTAACACAGGTAACCGAATACGTAGGCGACACCAATCCGGAATGGAGAGCCGGATGGACCAACAGCTTCACCTATAAAGGTTTCAGATTAAGCACCACCATCGACGGACAGCTGGGCGGTACCCTGTACTCCCATTCCCATCATAAAATGACAGAACAGGGTAAACTGAGACATACGCTGAAAGGCAGGGAAGAAGGATGGATCGTGGGCGAAGGCGTGGTAAAGAATGCCGACGGCTCTTTCAGCCCTAACACGGTAAAAGTAAGACCAGCCGATTACTATGCACAGTACTACCGTCTGAACAACACCGAAGCCAACTCCTTCGACGCCTCTTTCATCAAGCTGCGGGAGGTTTCACTGGAGTACAATTTCCCGAAAGCATGGTTCTACCGTACCAAGGTACAGAACCTGAGCCTCGCCATCTACGGCCGTAACCTGGCCACCCTTTCCGATTTCCCGATCTATGATCCGGAAGTGGCCACACAGGCCGGCGGAACAGGTATCCTCACCGGTGTGGAAGTAGGCCAGATGCCGACGCCATCAACTTTTGGCTTCAATCTGAAAGTGAAATTATAATCGATCTCTGTTACTGAAATCAGTATGACCATGATATTTCTGAACATACGCAACCGCTTTAAAGCCGTATCTGCCGCCGTACTGGCCACTGCGCTGCTGGGCAGTTGCACCAAAGACTTTGTGGAAACCAACAAGGACCCGAACCGCCTTGAAAGCATTACACCGGGCACCCTGCTGAATCCTACCATTTACAACGCCGCCTCTTACGGCATGAGCCGCAGCCGCTCCTTTACTTTTGAGCTGATGCAGGTCGCCGGCGGATACCCGAACGAGTCCGTAGAAGACCAGGCTTACCTGTACGACTTCCGCGAAGATATCGGCAACGGCATCTGGAATACTTACTACCAGGGCCTCGCCAACGCCCGTGAAATGGAATTGTCTGCCATCAAACTGGGCAACAATAACTACCTCGCGATATCCCTCACCCTGAAAGCCTGGTTCTATTCCATGCTGACAGACTGTTTCGGCGATATCCCGATGAGCAACGCACTGAACGGCGAACAGGGCACTTTCTTCCCTGCATTCGACAAACAGGAGGTCATCTATAAAACCATCCTGGCAGACCTGGAAAAAGCCAATACCCTGTACGGTACCGGTACCACTACCATGTATGCGCCGGACATCCTTTTCAACAACGACCTGACCAAATGGAGAAAGTTCACCAACTCCCTCCGCCTCCGCCTGCTGCTGCGCACGATGAAAAGACTGCCCGGCAACGCAGACATCATGTCCGCCATGTTGCAGGACGCTACTAAATATCCCATCTTCCAGAGCAATGCCGAAGCCGCCGTGCTGAACATTACAGGCACTACGCCGAATATCTCGCCCTGGAGCAGACCACAGGACTTCAGCACCAGCCGCGTGTATTTTGATTTCTTTATCAGCAACCTGAGCAACTTCAAAGATCCCCGCTTAGCGCTGTTTGCAGGCCAGGCAAAAGATAAGAACAACAAAAACATCGGGTACAAAGGTCTTCCCGTGAATTACATGGAGTCGCCTGCCAGCGTTAACTACAGCCCTTCCGGGTTGTTACAGCGGCTGGTCATTGCGCCCATGATAGCGCCGGTCCTCAGTTACGCCGAAGTGGAGCTGATACAGGCAGAGCTGGCACAGCGCAATATTATTCCTGCGGCAACTGCGGAAGAGCATTACCAGAAAGGAGTGAAAGCTGCTATCGAGATGTGGGGAGGTGTGATGCCGGACAATTACTTCACGCTGGAGAGCACCAAATACGACGGTACGCTGGAACGTATCATGCTGCAAAAGTATTATGCGCTTTTCTTCACGGATTACCAGCAATGGTTTGAGCATCGCCGTACCGGCCTGCCGGTATTGCCTACCACCACTTTCATGTATAATGACAGGAAGATGCCCAACAGGTTATATTATCCTACTACCGCCAGGGTTTACAATACTGACAATTATCTGAAAGCGGTAGAACAGATGGGAGGTGACAAGATCGATATCAAAGTATGGTGGCAACAATAGCCCAATTACGAATTACAAATTACGAATTACGAATTGAGGGCTCCTTTATGGGAAGGTTACTTAATAACCTCTCTAAAAGGGAGCCCTCAATTCGTAATTCGTAATTCGTAATTGACTACATGCATAAACCGCCGCAGGCGCTGATCGTCTGACCAGTAACATAGCTGCTCATGTCGGAAGCCAGGAAGAGGCATACATTGGCGATATCGTCCGGCGTGCCGAAGCGGGCCAGCGGAATCTGCTGGATGTAGCTGGTGGCTTGTTCGCCTTCTTTCAGGTAGCTGGTCATATCTGTTTCGATAAAGCCCGGCGCTACCGCGTTGCAGCGGATGTTACGGCTGCCCAGTTCCTGTGCGATGGATTTGGTGAATCCGATGATACCGGCTTTGGAAGCGGCATAACTGCTTTGACCGGCATTGCCCATGATACCGATAACAGAGCTCATGTTGATGATACTGCCGGATTTGGCTTTCATCATTGGGCGGATCACGTGTTTGGTCATGTTATACACGCTTTTCAGGTTGATGTTCATCACATCATCCCATTGGTCCGGGCTCATACGCAGCAGGAGGTTATCTTTGGAGATACCGGCGTTGTTCACGCAGATATCAATTTTTCCGAATTCTTTCAGCACTTCCGTTACCAACGTCTCTGTCTCTTCGTAAACACCGGCATTTGACTTATAGGCTTTTGCCTGTACGCCCAGCGCACGGAGTTTCTCTTCCAGGATTCTCGCTTTTTCATCAGAACTTACATAAGTAAAAGCCACGTTAGCTCCCTGTTCTGCAAATTTTAAAGCAATCGCTTCTCCAATACCACGGCTGGCGCCAGTTACAATCGCTACTTTGTTCTCCAGTAATTTCATGTTATAGTTGATAGGTTTTAAGTGTTCATGGTTGCCGCAAACTTCAGAATTTCCTCGAGATAATTGCGGTCGTTGTTCAGACGGGGCACTTTGTGCTGGCCGCCCAGTTTGCCTTTGCTTTTCAGGAATTCGCAGAACGTGCCTCTGGGCAGTACATGAACTACCGGCGGGCGCAGGGCGATGTCCTTATGTCTTTTGGCTTCGTAGTCTGAGTTGATGGATTTCAGGGTGTTGTCCAGCACAGATACGAACGTGTTGACATCATTGGGCAACACTTCAAACTCGATGAGCCATTCGTGTCCGCCGTTGCCTTCGTCACTGAAATATACGGGTGCTGCGGTATAGTCATTCACAACGGCGCCGGTCACTTCGCAGGCTTTTGCGATAGCGGTATCGGCATTTTCCACGATCACTTCTTCACCGAAAGCATTGATAAACGATTTGGTGCGGCCGCTCACCTTGATGCGGTAAGGCAGCAGGGAGGTAAACTGGATGGTGTCGCCTACGAGGTAACGCCATAATCCGCCGTTGGTGCTGATCACCAGGGCGTAGTTTTTCCCGGTTTCCACTTCCTGCAGTTGCAGGGTACGCGGATTTTCTTTGCCCAGTTCCTCCATGGGCATAAACTCGTAGAAGATGCCGTGGTTGAGGAACAACAGCAAGCCTTCTTCACCGATAACGTCCTGGGCGGCAAAGAAGCCTTCCGAAGCGTTATAGGTTTCCTGGTAGTGCATCAGCGGGTTGCGGATCAGTTTCGCAAACTGGTCGCGGTATGGCGTAAAGCTTACGCCGCCGTGCATATACAGTTCGAGGTTGGGCCATACGTCTGCCAGGTTATCTTTGCCGGTAAGCTCAAATATCCGTTTGATCAGCACGATGGTCCAGGTGGGCACACCGGCGATGGAGGTCACGTTTTCGTGGATCACCGCATTGGCCATGCGTTCTATTTTCTCTTCCCATTCGTCCATCAGGGCGATTTCCAGGTCGGGCGTGCGGATCATGTTACCATAAAAGGGCATGTTCTGCAGCATTACCGCGCTGAGGTCTCCACAGTAGGAGTCGCTGTCTTCCGACAGCTTGTTGACCTGGTGGCTGCCGCCGATGATCAGCGATTTTCCGGTAAATACGTCGGAGTCAGGGAAATTATTGTAGTAAAGAGAGATCACGTCGCGGCCGGAACGGTAATGACATTCGTCCAGGCTTTCCACGGTTACGGGGATAAACTTGCTTTTGTCTGCGGTGGTACCGCTGGATTTAGCGAACCACTTGATAGGCGTATTCCACAGAACGTTCTGCTGACCTTCCATGGTACGCTGGATATAGGGTTTGATGGTATCGTACGTGTGTACCGGTACCCT encodes:
- the fabG gene encoding 3-oxoacyl-[acyl-carrier-protein] reductase, with the translated sequence MKLLENKVAIVTGASRGIGEAIALKFAEQGANVAFTYVSSDEKARILEEKLRALGVQAKAYKSNAGVYEETETLVTEVLKEFGKIDICVNNAGISKDNLLLRMSPDQWDDVMNINLKSVYNMTKHVIRPMMKAKSGSIINMSSVIGIMGNAGQSSYAASKAGIIGFTKSIAQELGSRNIRCNAVAPGFIETDMTSYLKEGEQATSYIQQIPLARFGTPDDIANVCLFLASDMSSYVTGQTISACGGLCM
- a CDS encoding GH3 auxin-responsive promoter family protein, whose translation is MKILSPAISQLARLRMGRIAYFMQYPVQVQQQVFQNLISAAQYTEFGKQHGFSKIYKIEEYKERVPVHTYDTIKPYIQRTMEGQQNVLWNTPIKWFAKSSGTTADKSKFIPVTVESLDECHYRSGRDVISLYYNNFPDSDVFTGKSLIIGGSHQVNKLSEDSDSYCGDLSAVMLQNMPFYGNMIRTPDLEIALMDEWEEKIERMANAVIHENVTSIAGVPTWTIVLIKRIFELTGKDNLADVWPNLELYMHGGVSFTPYRDQFAKLIRNPLMHYQETYNASEGFFAAQDVIGEEGLLLFLNHGIFYEFMPMEELGKENPRTLQLQEVETGKNYALVISTNGGLWRYLVGDTIQFTSLLPYRIKVSGRTKSFINAFGEEVIVENADTAIAKACEVTGAVVNDYTAAPVYFSDEGNGGHEWLIEFEVLPNDVNTFVSVLDNTLKSINSDYEAKRHKDIALRPPVVHVLPRGTFCEFLKSKGKLGGQHKVPRLNNDRNYLEEILKFAATMNT
- a CDS encoding SusD/RagB family nutrient-binding outer membrane lipoprotein, with product MTMIFLNIRNRFKAVSAAVLATALLGSCTKDFVETNKDPNRLESITPGTLLNPTIYNAASYGMSRSRSFTFELMQVAGGYPNESVEDQAYLYDFREDIGNGIWNTYYQGLANAREMELSAIKLGNNNYLAISLTLKAWFYSMLTDCFGDIPMSNALNGEQGTFFPAFDKQEVIYKTILADLEKANTLYGTGTTTMYAPDILFNNDLTKWRKFTNSLRLRLLLRTMKRLPGNADIMSAMLQDATKYPIFQSNAEAAVLNITGTTPNISPWSRPQDFSTSRVYFDFFISNLSNFKDPRLALFAGQAKDKNNKNIGYKGLPVNYMESPASVNYSPSGLLQRLVIAPMIAPVLSYAEVELIQAELAQRNIIPAATAEEHYQKGVKAAIEMWGGVMPDNYFTLESTKYDGTLERIMLQKYYALFFTDYQQWFEHRRTGLPVLPTTTFMYNDRKMPNRLYYPTTARVYNTDNYLKAVEQMGGDKIDIKVWWQQ